DNA from Corallococcus soli:
TCCCCGTCGTCCTGCCAGGCCAGGCTCAGGCCCCGTGAAGGGCCCGCCGCGCTCCCGCCGCCCATCACGCCGTGCTGCTCCAGCGCGTCCTCGATGTCCTGTCGCACCGCGAGCACCGGGTGCACCTTCAGGCCCGTGGCGAACGCCACCGCGTCCATCAGCGCCAGGTCCTGCGGCCGGTGCGTGGCCACGTGCAGTTCGCCCCGCGCGCCCCGAAAGGACAGGCGCAGCGGAAACACCCCCAGCCGGCGCAGCACCGCGGGCGGCACCATCCGCACCACCGCCGGGGACACCTTGCGCACCTCCTCGCCCCGCACGAAGGGGACGCCCAAAAGCCGCGACAGGCCGCGCTGCACCGTCTCCGCGTCCAGGAGGTCCAGCGCCACCAGCGCCTCCCCCAGCGGGCAGCCCCAGCCCTTCTGGTACTCCAGGGCGGCGTCCACCTGCTTGGACGACACCTGGCCCCAACGCACCAGCCATTCACCCAGCCGCAGCTTCCCCATGAGAGGACCCCCAGCGCGCGACGTCCGCCGCGCCCAAGGGGTCATGCGCCCTGCGTGCCACAACCTGGGTGCAATCCTTCCGCACCCTTG
Protein-coding regions in this window:
- a CDS encoding pilus assembly protein PilB, which encodes MGKLRLGEWLVRWGQVSSKQVDAALEYQKGWGCPLGEALVALDLLDAETVQRGLSRLLGVPFVRGEEVRKVSPAVVRMVPPAVLRRLGVFPLRLSFRGARGELHVATHRPQDLALMDAVAFATGLKVHPVLAVRQDIEDALEQHGVMGGGSAAGPSRGLSLAWQDDGDSFQILRGIEG